The DNA window CCGTGACGAAAATGACTGGGATTGTTTGTGTTGGTAGCGTTGACTTTAAGGCTTTGCACACTTCCAACCCCGTCATGTCCGGCATCATGATGTCCAACAGAATAAGATCGGGCTTACTATTGTTTACCAAACGCAATGCTTCTTCACCGCTTTTGGCAAAGCTGAGCCGATAATCATCTTGCAATATTTGTTTTAAAACACGCAGATTGGCTGGCTCATCATCCACGACCAATATTTGAGGCTTCACACTCAACATCATTCTTTATCCTCAATCAGCGCTTTAATGGTCTTAACCAATTCATCCAACTTTTGCTCTGCGTCTTCAAATTCGAAGTCATTTACTCTATCGATAATGACGTTAATCTCCGGTGTAAACGGTGTCGCTGACCGCGTGAGTGTTTCTATCAATTTCTCGTCGAATTCATGGCGTTTGACCACACTTTGAAGGTTCGTCAGTATCGATAAAAGTGCTTGGTGACTAGTTTCTTCTGCGGATCGAGGTGACGTTTCACTGGCGCGAGATTCCACTCGTTCCCTCACTTTCTGAGCAGCGTCAAAAATCAAGGCTATTTGCGCCTTGCAAGTTTCAGGGCTGTGCTGTAAATCGTTTTCAAGCGTTTCCAAGGACATCATGAGCGAGCGAAGCGAAAGATTACCCGATACGCCTTTGAGCGTGTGCGTCAAACGTCTTACTTCATCTACTTCGCCTCGTTCACACGCTTGTCTTAACGCCACGAAACGATCGAAATGATGTTTGATAAATAGATTTAACTGCGCATAGTAAGCGTCGACACTCCCCCACAGCAACGCCCCTTTTTGCTCATCAATTACTTTGATAGTCGTTGTACTCGTCGTAGGTTCATTTTGCCGTGTCACTTCAAGCCCAAGTACACGGGCAATTTCAGCACACAACACGGAGAAATCGACCGGTTTATTGGCAAAACCATCCATACCAGCCTCTAAAGCAGCTGAGCGGTCATCCTCTAACACACTTGCCGTCAGTGCGATAATTGGAACGCGTTTAATGTTTTGTTCGTGTTCAAGTTTTCTACGCGCCTTCGATGCACTAAGACCATCAAGCACGGGCATTTGTACGTCCATCAAAACTACATCAATACTGGTGTCACTTTCCATTCGGATCAGCGCTTGCTGCCCATCACGAGCCGTAACAACTTGATGCCCATTGCGGCTCAAAAGCATCGTGAGCAACTCAATGTTTTGCTGAATGTCATCGACAACGAGTATTGTCATGGGAGGCAAATCAATAGGCTGAGTCTTGGTTTCAATCTTAAACGATTCACTTTGCTCAAGCGGTAACACGACACGGAAGCAACTCCCAATATTCAATTTACTTTCAACACTGATTTCGCCCCCCATGAGTTCCACCAATTGCTTACTGATGGTAGTCCCAAGACCTGTACCACCAAATCGGCGACTCATCGACGCATCAGCTTGTGTAAATGGGTCAAAAACTTTCTCAACTTGCTCCACGCTCATGCCGATTCCAGTGTCTTCAACTAAGAAAATCGTTCGTCCGTCCGCCATTGGTTTTACGCTGAGTACGACTTGCCCACGTTCTGTAAATTTAATGGCATTGCTCAAAAGATTGGTGAGTACCTGACGAATACGTTCAGGTGAACCGACATAACTATTTTTGAGTGTTGGCGACACATCAACTCTTAACTTCAACCCCTTTTGATGCGCCTGTAGCCACAATGTTGAAACCACCGCATCGACTTCTTCAACAAGAGAGAAATCTCTTGTTTCGAGTTCTAATTTGCCTTTGTCGAGTTTGGCACTATCCAACACATCATTGAGCAAATGCAGTAATGACTTTGCCGATTGATTAATGGTTTTCAAGTGGCGTTGGTGTTCACTGCCCATACTCGCTTCAAGCAGAATATCGCTAAACCCGATGATGGCGTTCATGGGTGTGCGGATCTCATGGCTCATGTTTGCCAAAAATGCGGCGCGTGCTGAAGCAGCTTGTTCAGCATGTTCCTTTGCTTCACGCAGTGCCAGTTCCATTTCTCGACGCTCGGTAATATCCATAATGAAACCATCTAACCACTCATCACCCGAAGTGTCATCGGTGACCCAATTACCATGCTCAAGAACCCATCGCACTTCGCCGTCTCGTCGAATGATGCGATATTCCAATGTGAACTGGGTTTTATCTTTGACCTCTTGATAAATCCTAGCTTTATCATCTGGATGGAAAAGACTTGCGAACGTGCGCTTAGGATTGGGAAGCAAAAAATCCTGTGCTGGGTATCCGGTGATGGCTTCAACGGCATCACTGATGAAAATCATTGACCATGCTTCATCATTGACGCAACGATACGCAATACCCGGGATATTGGTTATCAATGAACGAAGCTTTTCTTCATTTTCTCGAAGCGCACGCTCCATTGATATGCGCTGACGGATGTCTGAAATGAATGCGACAAAAAAGTCATCATTCGCCAGTTTGACATGCCCTATCGCCAACCGAATAGACACTTTCTCTCCATTTCGGTGTAAGGCATCCACTTCACGTCCTTTACCAATAATACGTGCTTCTCCCGTTTCTAAATACCGCCCTAGATAACCGTCATGCTCGACCTTGTAAGGCGCAGGCATCAGCAAACTGACGTTTTTACCAAGTAGTTCTTGTTCTTTCCAACCCAGCAAACGCTCGACGGCTTGGTTCGTGCTTTTGATTATTCCCTTACTATCAATGGTCACGATACCGTCAACCGCCGTTTCCATCATGGCTCTAACGCGCCGTTCGCTTTCAGAGGCGCGTTTAGAAATATCTTTGTATCGGTAAATCAAATTTACGCCAAGCACTAAACTGATAAGAACAATGGTCACGCTGGAAACCGCAAACGCCAAATAATACGAAATTTCCGCGGTTTGCTCCCCAAGCTCCAAACCGGGTGGTTTCACAAATCGAGCGGCGGCCATTCCGGTATAATGCATCCCCGCAATTGCGGTCCCCATCACCACACTCGCCACCAAATTGGCTAACCATTGGTTATCCGATTTACCCCACAATTTGATGAAAA is part of the Pseudoalteromonas xiamenensis genome and encodes:
- a CDS encoding MHYT domain-containing protein, with translation MLDWITSQFTIPSDSILIFGNYHSGLVILSVFIAIFASFMALQVNSQAQKTSSNRRQSMMRLVGSFALGGGIWSMHFIGMLAFSLCTPIRYGWILTLLSMLPGICASWVVLNFIQNQTKRLMPLLVGGVLMGAGIGTMHYAGMAAMDMAPLLRYDLWMFLLSIVVAVCLSILSLWVRSFFIKLWGKSDNQWLANLVASVVMGTAIAGMHYTGMAAARFVKPPGLELGEQTAEISYYLAFAVSSVTIVLISLVLGVNLIYRYKDISKRASESERRVRAMMETAVDGIVTIDSKGIIKSTNQAVERLLGWKEQELLGKNVSLLMPAPYKVEHDGYLGRYLETGEARIIGKGREVDALHRNGEKVSIRLAIGHVKLANDDFFVAFISDIRQRISMERALRENEEKLRSLITNIPGIAYRCVNDEAWSMIFISDAVEAITGYPAQDFLLPNPKRTFASLFHPDDKARIYQEVKDKTQFTLEYRIIRRDGEVRWVLEHGNWVTDDTSGDEWLDGFIMDITERREMELALREAKEHAEQAASARAAFLANMSHEIRTPMNAIIGFSDILLEASMGSEHQRHLKTINQSAKSLLHLLNDVLDSAKLDKGKLELETRDFSLVEEVDAVVSTLWLQAHQKGLKLRVDVSPTLKNSYVGSPERIRQVLTNLLSNAIKFTERGQVVLSVKPMADGRTIFLVEDTGIGMSVEQVEKVFDPFTQADASMSRRFGGTGLGTTISKQLVELMGGEISVESKLNIGSCFRVVLPLEQSESFKIETKTQPIDLPPMTILVVDDIQQNIELLTMLLSRNGHQVVTARDGQQALIRMESDTSIDVVLMDVQMPVLDGLSASKARRKLEHEQNIKRVPIIALTASVLEDDRSAALEAGMDGFANKPVDFSVLCAEIARVLGLEVTRQNEPTTSTTTIKVIDEQKGALLWGSVDAYYAQLNLFIKHHFDRFVALRQACERGEVDEVRRLTHTLKGVSGNLSLRSLMMSLETLENDLQHSPETCKAQIALIFDAAQKVRERVESRASETSPRSAEETSHQALLSILTNLQSVVKRHEFDEKLIETLTRSATPFTPEINVIIDRVNDFEFEDAEQKLDELVKTIKALIEDKE